One Epidermidibacterium keratini DNA segment encodes these proteins:
- a CDS encoding alpha/beta fold hydrolase gives MGRHLVALALCLPLLVACGGDAATPPESTSSETSTTSDPSASASGTAGSGDQTIDVDGAQVATSCSGPEDSDGPTVVLLAGMPDPLTTFADLQASIAQSARVCSYDRLGEGTSSPPADQQSLADIATFLDKVLAAQGIDGDVLLVGHSLGGLVAAQFAQQYQDRTAGLLLLDATPPSMVQAILTLIPDTATDIAAAVRGEMLALSTGENPEKLVYQGEAIGSVGDVPLVAIRHGQPIFAQVPTYGEGIEQAWVSGQDTWPTLSSDGTLLVAESSGHYIYRDQPDLVLEQVTALLD, from the coding sequence TTGGGACGACATCTCGTAGCACTCGCACTCTGCCTGCCGCTGCTGGTCGCGTGCGGCGGCGACGCCGCGACCCCGCCCGAGTCGACATCCAGCGAGACATCGACGACCTCCGACCCGTCGGCGTCGGCCTCGGGGACAGCGGGTTCGGGCGATCAGACCATCGACGTCGATGGCGCGCAGGTCGCCACCTCGTGCAGCGGCCCGGAAGACTCCGACGGCCCGACCGTCGTCCTGCTGGCCGGCATGCCCGACCCGCTCACGACGTTTGCCGACCTGCAGGCCTCGATCGCGCAGTCGGCTCGGGTGTGCAGCTACGACCGACTTGGTGAGGGCACGAGCTCGCCGCCAGCGGATCAGCAGTCGCTCGCCGACATTGCGACCTTCTTGGACAAAGTCCTTGCGGCACAAGGGATCGACGGCGACGTGCTCCTGGTCGGTCACTCGTTGGGCGGGCTGGTCGCCGCCCAGTTTGCCCAGCAGTACCAAGACCGTACGGCGGGGCTGCTCCTTCTCGATGCGACGCCGCCGTCGATGGTCCAGGCCATCCTGACGCTTATCCCGGACACCGCGACCGACATTGCGGCCGCCGTGCGCGGCGAGATGCTCGCGCTGTCAACCGGTGAGAATCCCGAGAAGCTTGTCTATCAAGGCGAGGCGATCGGCAGCGTCGGCGACGTCCCGCTGGTCGCGATCCGCCACGGGCAGCCGATCTTTGCGCAGGTTCCGACGTACGGCGAGGGCATCGAGCAGGCGTGGGTGAGCGGGCAGGATACCTGGCCGACGCTGAGCAGTGACGGCACCCTGCTCGTGGCCGAGTCCAGTGGCCACTACATCTACCGCGACCAGCCCGACCTGGTCCTCGAACAGGTCACCGCGCTCCTGGACTAG
- a CDS encoding amidase family protein → MGEAQQQVGAIASGQTSSVAATQAMIERIEAGDGEINAVVVRDFDRALEQAAYADQRLAAGERAPLLGLPMTVKESIDIAGLRSTWGMPEHADHVASRDAVVVDRLRAAGAVIVGKTNVSPALADLQAVNEVYGATHNPYLHGRTPGGSSGGSAAALAAGFTSLEVGSDIGGSIRLPAGFCGVWGLKPTYGAVSMQGHYLPGTDGADLPLGVGGPLARSADDLALLLSVLADHPLAGPRNLDTPRVAVVAPHPVAPIGADVAAAVDATVAALEALGAQIDRAPQLPDLQTDNRRYVKLLNTALAHGASAPGREPLSASDWLDLLDEQARAARAWDDVLADRYDYVLAPTFSRTAFPIDDTDIAGRTLDVDGEAVPCATQLAWAGMATYSGLPAVSFPAGRGNDDLPIGLQLIGPRHGDLDVIDLAARVARG, encoded by the coding sequence ATGGGTGAGGCTCAGCAGCAGGTCGGCGCGATCGCGTCCGGACAGACAAGTTCCGTAGCAGCAACACAGGCCATGATCGAGCGGATCGAGGCTGGTGACGGTGAGATCAACGCAGTGGTGGTCCGCGACTTCGACCGCGCGTTAGAGCAGGCGGCGTACGCCGATCAGCGGCTCGCGGCCGGCGAGCGCGCGCCCCTGTTGGGCTTGCCGATGACGGTCAAGGAAAGCATCGACATCGCCGGACTGCGATCCACCTGGGGGATGCCCGAGCACGCCGATCACGTCGCGAGCCGCGATGCCGTCGTCGTCGACCGGTTGCGCGCTGCCGGAGCGGTGATCGTCGGCAAAACCAACGTCTCCCCCGCCCTGGCTGACTTGCAGGCGGTCAACGAGGTATACGGCGCCACCCACAACCCCTACCTGCACGGGCGCACGCCGGGCGGCTCATCGGGAGGCTCTGCCGCGGCGCTCGCCGCGGGGTTCACGAGCCTGGAGGTCGGCAGCGACATCGGCGGGTCGATCCGCCTCCCGGCGGGATTCTGCGGGGTATGGGGCCTGAAGCCGACGTACGGCGCGGTCTCCATGCAAGGTCACTACTTGCCCGGCACCGACGGCGCCGACCTGCCACTCGGTGTCGGCGGCCCGCTCGCCCGCTCGGCCGACGACCTCGCGCTGCTGCTGTCGGTGCTGGCCGACCATCCGCTCGCCGGCCCGCGCAACCTCGACACGCCACGGGTCGCCGTGGTCGCACCGCACCCCGTCGCCCCGATCGGAGCCGATGTGGCCGCGGCCGTGGATGCCACCGTCGCCGCGCTGGAGGCGCTCGGCGCGCAGATCGACCGTGCGCCGCAGCTGCCTGACCTACAGACCGACAACCGGCGATACGTCAAGCTCCTCAACACCGCCCTTGCCCACGGCGCTTCTGCCCCCGGGCGCGAACCGTTGAGCGCCTCGGACTGGCTGGACCTGCTCGATGAGCAGGCGCGGGCGGCCCGCGCGTGGGACGACGTACTCGCCGACCGCTACGACTACGTGCTGGCCCCGACGTTCAGCCGTACGGCATTCCCGATCGACGACACCGACATCGCCGGCCGCACCCTCGATGTCGACGGCGAGGCGGTGCCGTGTGCCACGCAGCTCGCCTGGGCCGGCATGGCGACCTACTCCGGCCTGCCGGCGGTGAGCTTCCCGGCCGGTCGCGGCAACGACGACCTGCCGATCGGGCTGCAGCTGATCGGGCCGCGCCACGGCGATCTCGACGTCATCGACCTCGCTGCGCGGGTGGCGCGCGGTTAG